The following are from one region of the Microbacterium sp. BK668 genome:
- a CDS encoding GNAT family N-acetyltransferase, with translation MPRIRPFQRGDEPALADICLRTADEGGDATGIFDDDEIWAQIFVLPYVARHPEFAFVVEADDGRVAGYIVCAPDTRAFEDWFAGEWWPRFAERWPRPDLERNRQDGTLRYAYARRAGAEPYGDDYPAHLHIDLLPELQGQGWGRRLVETLVSALREHGIHGLHLVASAGNTGAIAFYPRLGFVPLPSHEGVQAFGMTL, from the coding sequence GTGCCCCGTATCCGGCCGTTCCAGCGCGGCGACGAGCCGGCGCTCGCCGATATCTGCCTGCGGACCGCCGACGAGGGCGGCGACGCGACCGGCATCTTCGACGACGACGAGATCTGGGCGCAGATCTTCGTCCTGCCCTATGTCGCCCGCCATCCCGAGTTCGCCTTCGTGGTCGAGGCCGACGACGGCCGGGTCGCCGGCTACATCGTGTGCGCGCCCGACACGCGGGCGTTCGAGGACTGGTTCGCGGGTGAATGGTGGCCCCGATTCGCTGAGCGATGGCCGCGCCCCGACCTGGAGCGCAACAGGCAGGACGGCACGCTCCGATACGCCTACGCCCGCCGTGCGGGCGCCGAGCCATACGGCGACGACTATCCGGCACACCTCCACATCGACCTCCTGCCCGAGCTCCAGGGGCAGGGCTGGGGTCGGCGGCTGGTCGAGACGCTCGTCAGCGCGCTGCGCGAGCACGGCATCCACGGCCTGCACCTCGTCGCCTCGGCCGGCAACACCGGCGCCATCGCGTTCTACCCGCGCCTCGGGTTCGTGCCGCTGCCCTCCCACGAGGGAGTGCAGGCGTTCGGCATGACGCTCTAG
- a CDS encoding TOBE domain-containing protein — MPGYKIAEAARLLGVSDDTVRRWIDQGVLPIRQSSPIEVPGEALAERAVELARAASDPTDVLSSARNRFVGLVTRVQRDGIMAQVDIQAGPHRVVSLLSAEAVAELGLEVGSLAVAVVKATNVIVETPKGRL, encoded by the coding sequence ATGCCGGGCTACAAGATCGCCGAAGCGGCTCGGCTGCTCGGAGTGAGCGATGACACGGTCCGACGCTGGATCGATCAGGGAGTCCTCCCCATCAGGCAGTCGTCGCCCATCGAGGTGCCGGGGGAGGCGCTCGCCGAGCGCGCCGTCGAGCTCGCGCGCGCCGCATCCGATCCGACCGACGTGCTCTCCAGCGCCCGCAATCGTTTCGTCGGACTCGTGACGCGCGTGCAGCGGGACGGGATCATGGCCCAGGTCGACATCCAGGCGGGGCCCCACCGTGTCGTGTCGCTGCTGTCCGCCGAGGCTGTCGCGGAGCTGGGGCTCGAGGTCGGCTCGCTCGCCGTCGCGGTGGTCAAGGCGACGAACGTCATCGTCGAGACGCCCAAGGGCCGGCTGTGA
- a CDS encoding GNAT family N-acetyltransferase, translating into MTQVVVRRASVGDARAIATIRVETWRAAYAGLIAAEVLDRFDIDREAQRRATHWEERHVDPQSVELIAEVGGEPVGWAAAGPSRDGETDGWGEVYAIYTLPAHWSTGVGHALMTAAEDFLRRAGFRRAHLWYLDGNERAASFYQRHGWVDDGATKLDDRLVADARAAALLERRRVRDLVDS; encoded by the coding sequence ATGACCCAGGTGGTGGTGCGCAGGGCGAGCGTCGGCGACGCCCGCGCGATCGCGACGATCCGCGTGGAGACGTGGCGCGCGGCCTATGCCGGGCTCATCGCGGCGGAGGTCCTCGACCGCTTCGACATCGACCGCGAGGCCCAGCGCCGCGCGACGCACTGGGAGGAGCGCCACGTCGACCCGCAGAGCGTCGAGCTGATCGCCGAGGTCGGCGGCGAGCCGGTCGGCTGGGCGGCGGCGGGGCCGTCGCGCGACGGCGAGACGGACGGGTGGGGCGAGGTGTACGCCATCTACACGCTGCCGGCGCACTGGTCGACCGGCGTCGGGCACGCGCTGATGACCGCGGCCGAGGACTTCCTGCGCCGGGCCGGATTCCGCCGCGCGCACCTCTGGTATCTCGACGGCAACGAGCGCGCGGCGTCCTTCTACCAGCGACACGGCTGGGTGGACGACGGCGCGACGAAGCTCGACGATCGCCTCGTTGCGGATGCGCGGGCCGCGGCCCTGCTCGAGCGGCGCCGCGTGCGCGATCTCGTCGACAGCTAG
- the cydC gene encoding thiol reductant ABC exporter subunit CydC: MPSGRRFWPGAASAFVSEASAVALLAVSAWLIVRASEQPLVMYITAAVVGVRLFALTRASFRYLDRLAGHDAALRQLAVTRSDLVRRLIPFAPDGVTRSRRGSVLAALVDDVDDLQNLPLRVVQPLVASAAVALGSVVLVAFVWWPAALTLLACVLVAAAAAILWGWASGARAERAIAPLRSRLADAIVDHLGSLDVLLAYGAETESRARIREADAALRRAVVQRSAAQAGTAAVVSLVAGAASIAAIVVATPALLDGALSAPALGVVVLVPMAVFEVFGSVPMAASAWRQVRASAERIAESVPVKAPAELVPESVPASGVAPELGRGLRLRRVSARWPGAAEASLTGIDFDVRPGERVLVVGSSGSGKTTLAHALVRFLDVTGRYSIGDRSVGDLASDDVRLTVGLCEQQPMLFDEDIRQNLLFARDTATDAELVSTLERVGLGAWLRERGGLDARVGERGALISGGQAQRLALARALLRRFPVLILDEPTAGVDPEASDALLGDLLTAVWHDQAVVLISHVTVPAGLVDRTVRLDRGRLVAHSRNGSTGGHPGT; this comes from the coding sequence ATGCCGTCGGGCAGGCGCTTCTGGCCGGGCGCGGCATCCGCGTTCGTCTCCGAGGCATCCGCCGTCGCTCTGCTGGCGGTGAGCGCATGGCTCATCGTGCGCGCGAGCGAGCAGCCCCTCGTCATGTACATCACGGCCGCCGTGGTCGGGGTGCGGCTCTTCGCGCTCACCCGCGCGTCGTTCCGCTACCTCGATCGCCTCGCCGGCCACGACGCGGCCCTGCGCCAGCTCGCCGTCACGCGTTCCGATCTCGTGCGACGGCTCATCCCCTTCGCGCCCGACGGCGTGACGCGGTCCCGACGTGGGTCCGTCCTCGCAGCGCTGGTGGACGACGTCGACGACCTGCAGAACCTGCCCCTGCGGGTCGTGCAGCCGCTCGTCGCCTCGGCCGCCGTGGCGCTCGGCTCCGTCGTGCTCGTGGCCTTCGTCTGGTGGCCCGCCGCGCTGACGCTCCTGGCCTGCGTCCTCGTCGCCGCCGCCGCCGCGATCCTCTGGGGATGGGCGTCCGGCGCGAGGGCGGAGCGCGCGATCGCACCACTGCGCTCGCGCCTCGCCGACGCCATCGTCGATCACCTCGGCAGCCTCGATGTCCTGCTCGCGTACGGCGCCGAGACCGAAAGCCGGGCACGCATCCGCGAGGCGGACGCCGCGCTCCGGCGCGCGGTCGTGCAGCGCAGCGCCGCTCAGGCGGGAACAGCCGCGGTCGTCTCCCTCGTCGCGGGCGCCGCGTCGATCGCGGCGATCGTCGTCGCGACCCCGGCCCTCCTCGACGGCGCGCTTTCGGCCCCGGCGCTGGGCGTCGTGGTGCTCGTGCCGATGGCGGTGTTCGAGGTCTTCGGGAGCGTGCCGATGGCCGCCTCCGCGTGGCGCCAGGTGCGAGCCTCGGCGGAGCGCATCGCCGAGTCGGTCCCCGTGAAGGCACCCGCCGAGCTCGTGCCCGAGAGCGTGCCGGCGAGCGGCGTCGCGCCGGAGCTCGGTCGCGGCCTGCGACTTCGCCGCGTCTCTGCGCGGTGGCCCGGCGCGGCCGAGGCGTCCCTCACCGGCATCGACTTCGACGTGCGACCCGGCGAGCGCGTGCTCGTCGTCGGCTCGAGCGGCTCCGGCAAGACCACGCTCGCCCACGCCCTCGTGCGGTTCCTGGACGTCACGGGGAGGTACTCCATCGGAGACCGGTCGGTCGGTGACCTCGCCTCCGACGATGTGCGGCTCACGGTCGGGCTCTGCGAGCAGCAGCCGATGCTCTTCGACGAGGACATCCGCCAGAACCTGCTCTTCGCTCGCGACACGGCGACCGACGCCGAGCTGGTGTCGACGCTGGAGCGGGTCGGGCTGGGAGCGTGGCTGCGGGAGCGGGGCGGCCTGGATGCCCGGGTCGGCGAGCGAGGCGCCCTGATCTCGGGCGGCCAGGCCCAGCGCCTCGCCCTGGCGCGGGCTCTGCTGCGGCGCTTCCCGGTGCTGATCCTCGACGAGCCGACGGCGGGAGTCGACCCCGAGGCATCCGACGCCCTCCTCGGCGATCTGCTCACCGCGGTCTGGCACGATCAGGCGGTCGTGCTGATCTCGCACGTGACGGTCCCCGCCGGCCTGGTCGACCGCACCGTGCGGCTGGACCGCGGGCGCCTGGTCGCGCATTCCCGGAACGGCTCGACGGGCGGGCATCCCGGCACATGA
- a CDS encoding ABC transporter ATP-binding protein: MTGEALDARVVVVRHGFTLDAAVAAQPGEVVAVMGPSGAGKSTLLAALAGLVPLTDGHVRLGERTLDAAPRPRAHVTPSKRGVVLLGQDPRLFPHLTAHENVAFGPLARGVDRTVAHAEADEWLWRVGLAGRGARRPAQLSGGQQQRVAIARALATSPAALLLDEPLTSLDTETAADIRAMVREQLAATRTTAVVATHDAVDSISLADRLVVVEEGRVTQSGPVREVLATPASRFVAAVSGLNRVVGTVESGRWTSGGLVLEAGDAGPAAGLSVGSPAGAATAAVFSPAAVRLEPIDGATWTGALRLEASMSLTRPAGEWLGRIVRLEQTPAGVRVRTAGPEVAVDLPADRAAAAGLVPGAPVRLRIDPADVRFIPA; this comes from the coding sequence ATGACCGGAGAGGCGCTGGATGCGCGCGTCGTCGTCGTCCGGCACGGCTTCACCCTCGACGCGGCGGTCGCCGCCCAGCCCGGCGAGGTCGTCGCCGTCATGGGACCGAGCGGCGCCGGTAAGTCGACCCTTCTCGCCGCGCTCGCGGGTCTCGTCCCGCTGACGGACGGGCACGTCCGGCTGGGGGAGCGGACGCTGGATGCCGCGCCCCGCCCGCGTGCCCACGTGACGCCGTCGAAGCGCGGTGTCGTGCTGCTCGGGCAGGATCCGCGCCTCTTCCCGCACCTGACGGCGCACGAGAACGTCGCGTTCGGCCCGCTCGCGCGGGGTGTCGACCGGACCGTCGCGCATGCCGAGGCCGACGAGTGGCTGTGGCGCGTCGGCCTCGCGGGCAGGGGCGCCCGCCGGCCGGCACAGCTGTCGGGCGGCCAGCAGCAGCGCGTCGCGATCGCGCGCGCCCTCGCGACATCCCCCGCCGCGCTCCTGCTCGACGAACCGCTCACCTCTCTGGACACCGAGACCGCGGCCGACATCCGGGCGATGGTGCGGGAGCAGCTCGCGGCGACCCGCACCACGGCGGTCGTGGCGACCCACGACGCCGTGGACTCGATCTCGCTCGCGGATCGGCTCGTGGTCGTGGAGGAGGGCCGCGTGACGCAGTCCGGTCCGGTGCGGGAAGTGCTCGCGACCCCCGCATCGCGCTTCGTCGCGGCGGTCTCCGGGCTCAACCGGGTCGTCGGCACGGTCGAGTCCGGACGATGGACGAGCGGAGGGCTCGTCCTGGAAGCGGGGGATGCCGGGCCTGCCGCCGGCCTGTCCGTCGGCTCCCCGGCGGGCGCGGCGACCGCCGCGGTGTTCTCGCCGGCGGCGGTGCGGCTCGAGCCGATCGACGGGGCGACCTGGACCGGAGCGCTGCGGCTCGAGGCATCCATGTCGCTCACTCGGCCGGCCGGTGAGTGGCTCGGCCGTATCGTGCGGCTGGAGCAGACCCCAGCGGGGGTGCGGGTGCGAACGGCCGGGCCCGAAGTCGCCGTGGACCTCCCCGCCGACCGCGCCGCCGCCGCGGGGCTCGTCCCGGGCGCACCGGTGCGCCTGCGGATCGATCCGGCCGACGTGCGGTTCATCCCCGCATAG
- the cydD gene encoding thiol reductant ABC exporter subunit CydD, producing the protein MSEKDAGGRAKRTPPVDPRLLKYASASRGFFVAIAAIATAQTLVIVAVAWLLTSAIVGAVDGMPLPELAPTLGLLVAAVAARAVLLWARESVAARAAARVEAQLRDSLVGAVGALGPEWIGRRNTAQLAVTAGRGLAALEAYFGRYLPQLVQTIIATPILVAVMWWQDWISGLTVLLTLPLIPIFMVLIGLATRAVQQRQWQTLHHLAARFSDTVQGLSTLKVFGRQHRAAASISSVTEQYRAETMKVLRVSFLSGFALEFLASISVAIVAVSIGFRLLDGSLELLVGLFVLLLAPEAYLPLRQVGVQFHAAAEGVAATDDVFAVLDAASHAPATLPPQPLPDSLPGADPNPVREPAEGSNHPARAASTPGILTLDAVQVRRGERLLPPVDLIARPGEVVLLEGPSGSGKSSLLAVLRGAAGFEGRAAYDGRSLRDLAPSTWLAWAGQSPGLMAGTIRANVALGDATTDDATVRRALELAGAGDLEPDHELGVQGAGLSGGQAQRVAVARAFHRHLRGHAPVLALDEPSSALDAETEERLWASVRRLADSGATVVLVSHRTSAREIADTVVRLEHIEVPA; encoded by the coding sequence ATGAGTGAGAAGGATGCCGGGGGCCGCGCGAAGCGCACGCCCCCCGTCGATCCGCGACTGCTGAAGTACGCGTCGGCGTCGCGGGGCTTCTTCGTCGCGATCGCCGCGATCGCGACGGCCCAGACGCTCGTCATCGTCGCGGTCGCGTGGCTGCTGACCTCGGCGATCGTCGGGGCGGTGGACGGGATGCCGCTGCCCGAGCTCGCGCCGACGCTCGGCCTGCTCGTCGCCGCCGTGGCCGCCAGAGCTGTGCTGCTGTGGGCACGCGAGAGCGTCGCGGCGCGCGCCGCGGCGCGAGTGGAGGCTCAGCTGCGGGACTCGCTCGTCGGCGCGGTCGGCGCGCTCGGGCCCGAGTGGATCGGCAGGCGCAACACGGCGCAGCTGGCCGTCACGGCCGGGCGCGGCCTCGCAGCGCTCGAGGCCTACTTCGGCCGGTACCTCCCGCAGCTCGTGCAGACGATCATCGCGACGCCGATCCTCGTCGCCGTCATGTGGTGGCAGGACTGGATCTCCGGTCTCACGGTGCTGCTCACGCTGCCCCTCATCCCGATCTTCATGGTGCTGATCGGACTCGCCACGCGCGCCGTCCAGCAGCGGCAGTGGCAGACCCTCCACCACCTGGCGGCACGCTTCTCCGACACCGTGCAGGGCCTGTCGACACTGAAGGTCTTCGGCCGCCAGCACCGGGCCGCGGCATCCATCTCGTCCGTCACCGAGCAGTACCGCGCCGAGACGATGAAGGTGCTGCGCGTCTCGTTCCTCTCGGGCTTCGCGCTCGAGTTCCTCGCCTCGATCTCGGTCGCGATCGTCGCCGTCTCGATCGGGTTCCGCCTCCTCGACGGCTCGCTCGAACTCCTGGTCGGGCTCTTCGTGCTGCTCCTCGCGCCCGAGGCCTACCTGCCGCTGCGACAGGTGGGCGTGCAGTTCCACGCCGCGGCCGAGGGGGTCGCCGCGACCGACGACGTGTTCGCCGTGCTGGATGCCGCCTCCCACGCCCCGGCGACACTTCCGCCCCAGCCCCTTCCCGACTCGCTTCCGGGCGCTGACCCCAACCCGGTCCGCGAGCCGGCCGAAGGGTCGAACCACCCGGCGCGCGCGGCTTCGACGCCCGGCATCCTCACCCTCGACGCCGTCCAGGTCCGACGCGGCGAGCGCCTGCTCCCACCCGTCGACCTCATTGCCCGCCCGGGGGAGGTCGTGCTCCTGGAGGGTCCGAGCGGCTCGGGCAAGTCGAGTCTCCTCGCCGTGCTCCGCGGAGCAGCAGGTTTCGAGGGGCGGGCCGCGTACGACGGCCGGTCGCTGCGCGACCTCGCCCCGTCGACGTGGCTGGCGTGGGCAGGGCAGAGTCCTGGGCTCATGGCGGGAACCATCCGCGCGAACGTCGCGCTCGGCGACGCCACGACGGACGACGCCACCGTGCGTCGCGCGCTGGAGCTCGCGGGCGCAGGCGATCTGGAGCCGGACCACGAGCTCGGCGTCCAGGGCGCGGGGCTGTCCGGCGGACAGGCGCAGCGCGTCGCGGTCGCACGCGCCTTCCACCGCCATCTGCGCGGCCACGCCCCGGTTCTCGCCCTCGACGAGCCGAGCTCCGCCCTCGACGCCGAGACGGAGGAGCGCCTGTGGGCCTCGGTGCGCCGCCTCGCCGACTCCGGCGCGACCGTCGTCCTCGTCTCGCACCGCACCTCGGCGCGCGAGATCGCCGACACGGTCGTCCGCCTCGAGCACATCGAGGTCCCGGCATGA
- a CDS encoding ABC transporter permease gives MRREGGGFVPQILIVPAVVGLALLVLPLATLVARVDWSTLWADVTAPEAVSALLLSLTTGLVATIACVVLGVPLALLIARSGPGLAGVLRALVTVPLVLPPMVGGIALLFLFGRTSWLGGMLAELGIRLPFSTPAVVLAQTFVALPFLVLAVEGSLRTSGVGYEQTAAALGAGRWTILRRVTLPLAAPGLVAGVILCFARAIGEFGATALFAGNAPGVTQTMPLAIYTAFNGAGVTQGTAVALSLLLLVTAIAVLLLVRAWRPETPR, from the coding sequence GTGAGGCGGGAAGGCGGGGGCTTCGTCCCGCAGATCCTGATCGTGCCCGCCGTCGTCGGGCTCGCCCTGCTCGTGCTTCCGCTGGCAACGCTCGTCGCCCGCGTCGACTGGTCGACACTGTGGGCCGATGTGACCGCACCCGAGGCGGTATCCGCCCTGCTGCTCTCCCTCACCACGGGACTGGTCGCGACGATCGCGTGCGTCGTCCTCGGCGTGCCGCTCGCCCTTCTGATCGCGCGGAGCGGGCCGGGGCTGGCCGGCGTCCTGCGCGCGCTCGTGACCGTGCCGCTCGTGCTGCCGCCGATGGTGGGCGGCATCGCCCTGCTCTTCCTCTTCGGGCGCACCAGCTGGCTCGGCGGCATGCTCGCCGAGCTCGGCATCCGTCTCCCGTTCTCCACCCCCGCTGTCGTGCTGGCGCAGACGTTCGTCGCGCTGCCGTTCCTGGTCCTCGCCGTCGAAGGGTCGCTGCGCACGAGCGGTGTCGGCTACGAGCAGACGGCCGCCGCTCTCGGGGCGGGACGCTGGACGATCCTCCGCCGCGTCACCCTTCCGCTCGCGGCGCCGGGGCTCGTCGCCGGTGTGATCCTGTGCTTCGCTCGCGCGATCGGCGAATTCGGCGCGACGGCGCTCTTCGCGGGGAACGCGCCAGGAGTGACGCAGACGATGCCGCTCGCGATCTACACCGCGTTCAACGGCGCCGGCGTCACGCAGGGCACCGCCGTCGCTCTCTCCCTCCTCCTGCTCGTCACGGCGATCGCGGTGCTGCTCCTCGTGCGGGCGTGGCGCCCGGAGACGCCGCGATGA
- a CDS encoding ThiF family adenylyltransferase, protein MPLPPLVEPVAVLGDLERVRTARHARLAGFGEIAQRRLAAARVAVVGAGGLGSPVVLALAAAGVGEIVVIDDDVVELSNLQRQILHRLGDLGAPKVDSAVRAAGDLAPDTLVRPIRERLTSSSAARILADAHLVIDGTDTFETREAVASGCEELGVPLVWGSVQGFDAQVTVFWNRPPRGFSPVVLADLYPSGSVGDVPSCADVGVLGALCMQVGALLATEAIKLVTGVGETLLGRVLVVDGLRARQHEVPLRTSMTDATAVPPPGEPAPVVPFVGPAALAGALIVDVREDAEVQSGMIPGSRHIPLGVLLADPAMLTGSGRVVIVCQVGLRARRAAEALRRAGVDAEVLAGGIDAWRASTAARMTA, encoded by the coding sequence ATGCCTCTGCCGCCCCTGGTCGAGCCCGTCGCCGTTCTCGGTGACCTCGAGCGCGTGCGCACGGCACGGCACGCGCGGCTGGCCGGTTTCGGCGAGATCGCGCAGCGTCGCCTGGCAGCGGCCCGCGTCGCCGTGGTCGGGGCGGGCGGACTGGGATCCCCGGTCGTGCTGGCCTTGGCCGCCGCGGGGGTGGGCGAGATCGTCGTGATCGACGACGACGTGGTAGAGCTGTCCAACCTGCAGCGGCAGATCCTCCACCGCCTCGGCGACCTCGGCGCGCCCAAGGTCGACAGCGCCGTCCGCGCGGCCGGCGACCTCGCTCCGGACACGCTCGTGCGGCCGATCCGCGAGCGCCTCACGTCCTCCAGCGCTGCGCGCATCCTCGCGGACGCGCACCTCGTGATCGACGGCACCGACACCTTCGAGACGCGAGAGGCCGTGGCATCCGGCTGCGAAGAGTTGGGGGTCCCGCTCGTATGGGGCTCGGTGCAGGGGTTCGACGCGCAGGTCACGGTCTTCTGGAATCGTCCGCCGCGCGGGTTCTCCCCCGTCGTCCTCGCCGACCTGTACCCGTCGGGAAGCGTCGGCGACGTGCCGTCGTGCGCCGACGTCGGTGTGCTGGGCGCCCTGTGCATGCAGGTGGGCGCGCTCCTCGCGACCGAGGCCATCAAGCTCGTGACGGGGGTTGGTGAGACCCTGCTCGGACGCGTGCTCGTGGTGGACGGCCTTCGGGCGCGCCAGCACGAGGTGCCGCTGCGGACGTCGATGACGGATGCCACGGCTGTCCCGCCGCCGGGGGAGCCCGCGCCGGTCGTGCCCTTCGTGGGACCGGCCGCGCTGGCTGGCGCCCTCATCGTCGACGTCCGCGAAGACGCCGAGGTGCAGTCCGGCATGATCCCCGGATCCCGGCACATCCCCCTCGGCGTCCTGCTGGCCGACCCCGCGATGCTCACGGGATCTGGACGTGTGGTCATCGTGTGCCAGGTCGGCCTCCGCGCCCGGCGCGCGGCCGAAGCCCTCCGCCGCGCCGGCGTCGACGCCGAGGTGCTCGCCGGCGGCATCGACGCGTGGCGGGCGTCGACGGCCGCGCGGATGACGGCGTGA
- the glp gene encoding gephyrin-like molybdotransferase Glp — protein MSADALREVEEQQALILARVDDCGGVEATTVPVPAALGFTSRDPVRALVDIPVFDNSAMDGFAARFEDVADASPEHPARLVVVADLPAGTSLDPSLGPGEAARIMTGAPVPTAADVIVPFEHTRGGLADSLGEVLVERAPTASRAHVRRRGEDAVVGDELLPAGVELGALQLAAAAAAGVAEVVVSRRPRVAVVSTGSELVAPGAPLRHGQIPESNSELLVGLVGGAGGEVVMRLSVADDGDGPLRAVAEASALGADAVVFTGGVSAGAYEPVKTTLAGMMEFTKVRMQPGKPQGFGATDDGMLLFGLPGNPVSAAVSFEVFVRPALLRLQKRTVLHRPLLRLPAAAGWRTPPDRRQYLPAVLDRSDPARWTVRPATAGGSGSHLAGGLGRAEAYAIVGADVDAVAAGDLVDVMLIT, from the coding sequence GTGAGCGCGGACGCACTCCGCGAGGTCGAGGAGCAGCAGGCGCTCATCCTCGCCCGCGTCGACGATTGCGGCGGCGTCGAGGCCACGACGGTACCCGTCCCCGCGGCCCTCGGCTTCACATCGCGCGACCCGGTCCGCGCACTCGTCGACATCCCCGTCTTCGACAACTCGGCGATGGACGGCTTCGCCGCCCGGTTCGAGGATGTCGCGGATGCCTCGCCGGAGCACCCCGCGCGTCTCGTCGTCGTCGCCGACCTTCCGGCCGGCACCTCTCTCGATCCGTCGCTCGGCCCCGGTGAGGCGGCGCGGATCATGACCGGCGCGCCGGTCCCGACCGCGGCAGACGTGATCGTGCCCTTCGAGCACACGCGGGGCGGCCTGGCCGACTCCCTCGGCGAGGTCTTGGTCGAGCGCGCTCCGACGGCCTCGCGAGCGCACGTCCGGCGCCGCGGCGAGGATGCCGTCGTCGGTGACGAGCTCCTCCCTGCCGGTGTCGAGCTCGGCGCGCTGCAGCTCGCGGCGGCGGCCGCGGCGGGAGTCGCCGAGGTCGTCGTCTCGCGGCGGCCCCGGGTCGCGGTCGTCTCGACCGGCTCCGAACTCGTCGCGCCGGGAGCGCCGCTCCGGCACGGTCAGATCCCCGAGTCCAACAGCGAGCTGCTCGTCGGCCTCGTGGGCGGCGCGGGCGGCGAGGTCGTCATGCGGCTCAGCGTCGCCGACGACGGAGACGGACCGCTGCGGGCGGTGGCCGAGGCATCCGCGCTCGGCGCCGACGCCGTCGTCTTCACGGGCGGTGTCAGCGCGGGCGCATACGAGCCGGTCAAGACCACCCTCGCCGGGATGATGGAGTTCACGAAGGTGCGGATGCAGCCCGGCAAGCCGCAGGGCTTCGGAGCGACCGACGACGGCATGCTGCTGTTCGGCCTTCCCGGGAATCCCGTCAGCGCCGCGGTCTCGTTCGAGGTGTTCGTGCGTCCCGCCCTGCTCCGCTTGCAGAAGCGGACGGTGCTGCACCGCCCGCTTCTGCGGCTCCCTGCGGCCGCCGGCTGGCGAACGCCTCCGGATCGTCGCCAGTACCTCCCCGCGGTCCTCGACCGGTCCGATCCCGCGCGGTGGACTGTCCGCCCGGCGACGGCGGGCGGCTCGGGCTCGCACCTCGCTGGAGGGCTCGGGCGCGCCGAGGCCTACGCGATCGTCGGCGCCGACGTCGACGCCGTCGCGGCCGGCGATCTCGTCGATGTCATGCTGATCACATGA
- the modA gene encoding molybdate ABC transporter substrate-binding protein produces the protein MTGCTLPSAAVPDVASTPAGGRGDELSGELTIYAAASLKSAFDELAMQFERQHPGVDVRPIVYDGSSTLATQLLEGAPADVFASADEANMSKLTDAGLAVDPELFATNTLVIATPAGNPGGVEDLADLADDSVTVVLCAPEVPCGAASQRLLATAGLSVSPASSEQNVTAVLAKVAAGEADAGLVYATDVQGRADVEALVPEGAGEVVNRYPIAAMRDAANPDAAAAFAAFVGSADGRVVLKRLGFGAP, from the coding sequence ATGACGGGTTGCACCCTCCCGAGCGCCGCCGTCCCGGACGTCGCCTCGACCCCCGCGGGCGGCCGGGGTGACGAGCTGTCCGGGGAGCTGACCATCTACGCCGCCGCCTCCCTCAAGTCCGCGTTCGACGAGCTCGCGATGCAGTTCGAGCGGCAGCATCCCGGAGTCGACGTCCGGCCGATCGTCTACGACGGCTCGAGCACGCTGGCGACGCAGCTTCTCGAGGGGGCGCCCGCCGACGTCTTCGCGTCGGCGGACGAGGCGAACATGTCGAAGCTGACCGACGCCGGGCTGGCTGTCGATCCGGAGCTGTTCGCGACGAACACCCTTGTCATCGCGACTCCGGCGGGCAACCCGGGCGGCGTCGAAGACCTCGCCGACCTCGCCGACGACAGCGTGACCGTGGTGCTGTGCGCTCCCGAGGTGCCGTGCGGAGCCGCATCGCAGAGGCTCCTCGCGACGGCGGGCCTCTCCGTCTCTCCGGCGAGCTCGGAGCAGAACGTCACCGCCGTTCTCGCGAAGGTCGCCGCCGGCGAGGCGGACGCCGGGCTCGTGTACGCGACCGATGTGCAGGGCAGGGCCGATGTCGAGGCTCTCGTGCCGGAGGGAGCGGGCGAGGTCGTCAACCGCTATCCGATCGCTGCGATGAGGGATGCCGCGAACCCCGACGCCGCCGCCGCGTTCGCCGCGTTCGTGGGGAGCGCGGACGGGCGCGTCGTGCTGAAGCGTCTCGGCTTCGGCGCGCCGTGA